Genomic segment of Nonomuraea helvata:
CCCACGGTCGGAAAGCCTCGAAGTCCCGCACCCGATGCGCAGCTATCGGGGCGGCGTCGGTGGGCTCGATCAGGCGGATCCTGGTGCTGCTACGCATGGGCTGATCCTCGTCGCGGTGCGTCGGATGAGATGGCAGCCTATGCGAGGGCGCTCGCGGGCATCAGGCCTCCGTCTCGCATAGTGAGGCGCTCATGGAGGCCGCCGAGGCGTCTTGCGTGATGAGTACTTCTGCCCACACCGTTCTGCCGCCAAGCGCGTCGTCGTGTACGCCCCAGCGGATCGCTGTCTCGCCGACTATGTGCAGGCCCCGCCCCGAGCACTCCGTATCACTTGGCTGACGCATACGTGGCACCGTCAGCCCTCCTTGATCGATCACGTCAATGCGGGCCATGGCGTCACCGATCTGCCGGACGGCCACGGTGATCAACCCGCCTGTCAGTCCCGAGACGGTGTGCAAGATGGCGTTCCCCACCAGTTCGCTGACTATGAGCAGGGCGTCGTCGACGCACCGATGGCCCGCTGCCTTGAGAATGCCCCTGACGCAGTGACGAGCTGCGGATACCGAACGACGCTCGCCCGGGAACACCAACTCGGCCAGGAACTCTTCGTTCATAACGTCGCCTCCTCAGTTCCGTCCGGTTGTACGCGGGTCGCGATCTCGGGCCTGGGCGGGTCGGATCTGTCGTGTTCGACTCGTCACTGGATGTAATCGAAGCTTGACGCCATCCGCTGGCCTCTGCAAGTGAAACTGCAAATTTGCATCGGCGTTCTCTCTGGGACTTCTGGTGCAGAGGAAGAGCACGTGCGGAACACTAGAGAGCCACGTGCTTGAAGGAGGGCCCGACGATGGCTGGTGGGCGAGGCCCCACTCTCCGCCGACGCAGACTCGCGGGAGAACTCCGCCTTCTACGCGAGCGCTCCGGACTCACCGGAGAGCAGGTAGGAGAGCGGCTCGGATGGTCCGTCAGCAAGGTAAGCCGCATCGAGACAGCACAAGTCGGGGTGCGGACCGGTGACCTCACGGCGCTCTGCGACCTCTACGAGGTGCCAGCCGCAAAACGTGAGGCGCTCCACGAGCTTGCGCGGACAGCCATGCGGCGTGGTTGGTGGGAAACGTATGAGTCGATCTCGACCGACTACGCGAACTACATCGGCCTCGAATCCGAGGCCGCCGACATCAGGTGCTTCTCGCAAACCCTCATCCACGGACTGCTGCAAACAGAGGACTACGCACGTGCCGTCATCCGGGCGACTCTCATGCCGTTTGCGCCCGCTTCCGAAGTTGACCGCCGGGTTGAGATCCGTATGACCCGCCAGAAGATCCTCTGCCGGGACAACCCACTTGGTATCTGGATGGTCCTGGATGAAGCAGCGCTCAAACGTCTGGTCGGCGGCTCGGAGGTGATGAAAGCCCAGTGCGAGTCGTTGATCCGGATGTCAGAGTTGCCCAACGTCACGATCCAGATCCTCACCTGCTCCGTCGGCGCCCATCCCGGCGCCAACACCCCGTTCTCGATCCTGTCGTTTCCTGAGGTGTACGACCCTGACGTGGTCTACATCGAGACCATGACGAGTAGCCTGTGGATCGAGGATGACAGTGAGGTTCACTCCTATAGCCTCGCCTTTGACCAAGTGCGTGCGATGGCGCTCAGCCCAGACGACTCGGCAGAGTTGATCTCAGAAATGGTTGGACGCCTGTAGATGGAAG
This window contains:
- a CDS encoding ATP-binding protein, with amino-acid sequence MNEEFLAELVFPGERRSVSAARHCVRGILKAAGHRCVDDALLIVSELVGNAILHTVSGLTGGLITVAVRQIGDAMARIDVIDQGGLTVPRMRQPSDTECSGRGLHIVGETAIRWGVHDDALGGRTVWAEVLITQDASAASMSASLCETEA
- a CDS encoding helix-turn-helix transcriptional regulator, encoding MAGGRGPTLRRRRLAGELRLLRERSGLTGEQVGERLGWSVSKVSRIETAQVGVRTGDLTALCDLYEVPAAKREALHELARTAMRRGWWETYESISTDYANYIGLESEAADIRCFSQTLIHGLLQTEDYARAVIRATLMPFAPASEVDRRVEIRMTRQKILCRDNPLGIWMVLDEAALKRLVGGSEVMKAQCESLIRMSELPNVTIQILTCSVGAHPGANTPFSILSFPEVYDPDVVYIETMTSSLWIEDDSEVHSYSLAFDQVRAMALSPDDSAELISEMVGRL